The segment CGATGCCTCGTGCACTCGAATTAGTGCCATTGCTAAACATCTGCCCGTAGCTGCTCGCAATTActagaaaatataaacaacttTGGAAACATCTGGACAGGAATTCGACAGCTACGCACCTGAGTCAATGAGACATCTCTTTACCTCCTTCTGAGACAGCTGGTGCACTGATGATATACTTCAGTTATCAGAGTGCAACGTAGCCaggctccctctctctctctctctctctcactcactcactctgtaaCAATTTCATGTTATTGGGCGGGGATTCACCAGAACCAGTCTTGGGTTGTAGGTACTTAAATAAGTTGTGATTTAATGATCACATAGCACATACGTTTTTAGTCCACTTACAACTGGAACTGGGGGACGCAATTAGTTTggtcttcatttgttttttgatgTTAGTCCAAAAACTGGATTGTAAGTGGATCGCAGGTCGGTTGAATTCCGAATCTATTCACATTTGTGGTACGACATGCTATGTTGTCAATTGCACTTAATGGATGACCATCTTTCTGTGAAGATCTCGAGGGCATTCCTCTATGAGAATGATCGCATGTGACACGCTGGCGTTAATCCACGTGACTCTGTCTGACATACAGTTTGATGGTTTGACTCTTCTCTTCTGCTTTTGTTTAACGTAGTGTGTTCTTCCTTTTCCCATGTTGTGTTCCATGTTCCCCACTTGTGGCCATTTAAGACACATGACTAcaaatacactttaaatatattatgtCAAGTCTCTTATCTGACTGTTCTATTCAGTAATGCTAATCACTGCGCTTAAAAGCGACTCAATACAGTATGCTTGATTATGAGAGTGAATCAAATCTGTAAGTGTACAATGCCATCTGCTGACATAACGACCGGACTCCGTTTAATACAGATGATTTTATAATTGAACGTCatttaatgacaacattttttctcGCCTTTAAACTAACAGACCTAATAATGATATCCAGACGAGGTGTAGATCGCTATTAAATAAAATAgtcataaaataacattacgATATATTGCACAAGAATGCTTCTAAAATGTATTACTCTCAACTGCACAACAGTACTGCCCTCTACTGAAAGAAGATTGATATCGCAACACAATGTAAATTGACGGTGCCAAATACAGACCTCTTCCACTGTTTACATATGcttcaacatgtttttaatgcTATAAAAAGTCTCAATTTGTACAATTGTCAATTATCGTGTAAATTCAAATTAACTTTAATTGATCCAATTGAAATATTTAGGTGCTAGATTAAAGTTCTCTGTTAAAGAGGACTGACTTTTATAGTGTGTTTACTTACCAACTCGTCTGCAATTGCACAGTTTTGGTGTTTCtgtacattaatattattatattaaatcgtGCCTGTGAGTTAACGATTACTGGAGGGTTTTATTTACCCCTTTCATTGGTAAATGTGTCTCCAAACAACAGAAAAGGCGTCATCCTTTTTATCTGATTTGACAGTAACCTGCAAGCTACAGCTAACTTGAAAACAGTTTTAACAATAAAGTGAACCACTGAAGATACAAGTGTTGTGAGCTGTGAGCTTGTGTTTACAGCGGCTCCACCAAGGTCAGGAACTTTCCAGTTTGTTCCACACTTCTCCACTGGGTGGCAGCATAGCCAGTATTATGTTAACGTGTTTAAAATGAAGATTATAATAATACTAGCAAACAAACTCCATCTATGTTATTCAGTCCATAAACCCTAACTTGCATGCACTAGTTTAAGTAGATTTTTCCTATAATAGCAACATAGTCTAATTTTgataatgtcatttatttcatacacgtatatatatatatatatatatggtgcaGAATAAATCCAGGAGATGGAGCTATATCCTGTTACTCATTCTGCATTTTGTTGGGTAGTATTATATCTGTTTATGTTATACTATTTGAAATAGAAGCTCGATACAATTATTACGTAATAAGGTCAAGAAACCATATTCTTTTTGGACGCAGGGCGTTCCCCGTTAGCCCatctcattttaaacctgcCAACTTGTAGAGGAAGTGCGAGGCAAACACGTGGCACGGGCAAATGAAACCTGAAGAAAGGCgtagaaatgtttgtttagaacttgtgcaatatatatatatatatatagggaATTTATGGTCCACAATTCACGACAGATTGTGGAGGACGGATGTTGTTATtgtctttttgttgttgataataaaccataataaaggatttgaaataaaaaaaactcaacaaaaagaaaacttgTACAATGTGGAATGGCAGTGTGTATGAAAGTCGATTCCTAAGAGGGTGGAGCTTAACCGACCAGACGTTGTCTGTCATTTTATATACGATAAAACTACATTATAGATCCTAGTTCGTATCTCTTcgttgtgtgtttctgtttaagACTATTAAACTGTCACAGCGTACTTTCGAGTGAAATTTATTGCATATCACTTCTGAGTACCAAAAAAAACTTCTACGTTATTATCACGTGGTACGTGTTACTGTATTCATCGTCAATATAAGCGCATTTTATAATTTCTCGACAAATGGGTTATTCCACGTATATACAGAAAGTTCCGATGATGGTGTTATCTGagatatatttgtattataagtTATTTAAACTAAACGAATTAACAAATCTGGAAACGTCCAAAACTTTGATGTCAAATGCGGGTCTGTGAGGCCCCGCGCGCCTGCTAGAGGACGACAGCGACGTAAAACTAGTCACGTGACCTTGAAAGCAGGAAGCGCAGCCACATCCACAACTCGAGTCAAACTGCAGACAGCTCGACCCACTCGCCCGTACCACGATTGAGAAAATATCCATCAGACAAGATGTTTTGGAGGCTTTTCTTCGTGACATTTTTACTAGGCCTCTTGGGGTCGACGTCCGGCCTAGACTTGGCGGAAGGTGAGTGGATTTCTCATCAAATCGGCTTGGAAATTGAACAGTGAAAGAGCGTGTTCCTGTTAGCTCAACGGCGATTCAaaacagtaacgttatgtcACCCCATACGTGTTCACCTGGATCGTGATTTTAACAGCCGCGATGATCCAATGAACAGAATACATGTGTTGTAAAACGCACTTTATGGATAGCTCCGTCTCGCATGTGGACCGGTTTGTTTTTGTCCAAGACTTAGTTTGCCTTCACGGATCCTAAACTGCCAATACGTTATATCCAGCTTTGTTAATGTTTATAGGTTTTTACTGGAAAGATTGATCTCTTATCCTTTGTGTCACTGTAGCTGATCGCCGAGCTTGCGGTTATGTAATGCAATAAAGATTTGCCTTTTGTTGCCTGCGTTATGAGGACTATATTTATCCTCAGAATTTCATGCCCGGCTGTAAAATAAACTATTGTCAGTACATACGTTAAGCACAAAGACATAGTTAGGCAGGCCCCATTGTACTAGGCCCGTGTTTCAAGACTTAACCTCACTAGGTTTTTAGATGTGGGTTTCTGGCCAGAGACAGTAGACCGTGTCCACTTGGTCACAAGTTTTGGTTATCTTCCCAGTCTCATCTATCCGCAATTTCCCAACcaaactatttaaaacaatgtgatGGGTCACAGACAGGGAAGAGTTGAGATATTCTGGGCATATTCTATAAATcttgtgctttaaaaaaaaggaaaggcCATGAGATGAAAGCTGACACATGCTCTGGTGGAAAATCTAGGTCAACGATTCATGAAACTGGTTGGAACCCTTATGTGAATGTTGTCATGAATATGACAAGCTCTTTGTAGAAATGATAATCATGTGTGTACAATACATTGACCGCTATTTAGAGATCTTAAAATTGTAATGtcaatgttttatgtatattGCGTATTTTTATAGTTCTATGAACGATCTTGCACTAACAACTATAGTATTTTGGTTGAattaacattaaagggatagttcacccaaatatgaagaTTCTGTCTTCTGGCTCTctacttgttccaaatctgtataaatgtctttgattgatttaacacagagaaaattgtttggacaaatgcttgtaaccaaacagtttttagaATCCATAGACTACCATAGTCAgaaaaagtgccccagaatgaagtttgctgttctacattcctcgaaatatcttcttttttcttcaacaaaacaaaaaaatataaagtaatttttcctaataactgtttggttataacaagcattcctccaaatatctttctctttgttcattagaaaaaatgaacacatgtatacatgtttgaaacaactcgacgttgggtagatgatgacagaatttttactttaaccTACTTTTAAAGTTCTGTCAAAGCTTGTTGTTCATCATCCGTTCATGATACCCACTTGTACTTATTTGTGATTGAATCCAACCATTTTTACTTTAGAAATCAATGAATGAAGAGcaaatttgtcatttaattGATTGTTTCTTTTGCAGATGGTTGTATGAAGTTATTCAATTGTGAAGCATGCTCGAATATGACTGACTGCCAGTGGATGAATTGCACAGGTCAGTTCCTTCTCCATGTCTAATTCAATACGCATATGACACCATTAACATGGCATAATACAGACCAcgatacatgttttttttgtaataagaGGCTGCTTAAAAATAATGTACGTCAACATTTGTTTCTAGATAAGCTTTTCTCATGGGTGGGAGGGAATGACGTTTAAGTGAATACGGCACGAGCCTTTTGAGTTCATGTCCTATTACACACATGCCTCACCCGACCAACTAGAGATAGTGACTTGTTTTATGTAGTATATAAAACGCACACTCTCATTTCACTAAAAGCAAGTTTAGGTAAATTAATATTGCCTCGAAGTAGGCATGGGATTTATAAGGACTGAATATCATGAATTGTTTCTGATTCAGTAGTGTTGAAacttataaactgtttgtttCACTTAAAGGAAAAATACAGACTTAAGCTAATACAAGCAAAACACTACTGAATCAGAAACAAAGCTTGATATTCAGCCCTCATAAATCACATGCTTACTTCCTTCACCCATTTTGCAAGGGTTTTTAGATTAATAAGAAGTCTGTTGTGACTCGCAAAATATACAAGTCTTGACATAGTCAAAGCTTAAAGTAACAgtttagccaaaaatgaaaatcttatTCACagtatcaaacctgtatgaccttttatattaagatatatataagatattttgaagaatgtatttGTTCATCTTTTTCCTTACAATTTAAGTAACTAAggattatgtttttaaagtcaGTCAGGTTGGGAACAGCAATGTGGATGATTAAATGATAagtttattttggggtaaactattccttaaagCTGTGGTCAGAACAAGTCATTTGCAGGATGGAAGTGCATAAAGTGGTACTAATGTGACATCGTAaacctatgtgtgtgtgtgtgcgcgcactgTACACAATTTGGCAGTTTATTTAGTTCATTTGGTACTCTGTGCTAGTTTGGTGCGCCTGAAGTAGCTGGCCTTTCATCCCTGAAGCCCTTCTCTGTGCCTCTTTGCTAATGGTTGATGTAAAATGAATCAGAGAGAGTAAACGTACTAATGAAACGCACACACGCTGTTGCTATGGCGCTCGGGCTCTTCAGGAACAAGACATAAGAGAGAAAGGTGGTATCATAGAGGAGAGACGTGGAAAATTCAAATGAGACcgaaatgaataaacaaacagaagGAACCAGTGGTGAATGAGTGCATATGTAACAGGAGGGAATTTTCCCAACTgggttataataataataaaaagcttTCAAGAATAACATTTGGACTTTGAATGCATAGATGACCTTGAGCTCGgcattttctcaatataaatTCTTTATCATCTATTTATAGATTTTTACAGATGTACGGTTGTTCTCTTATAGTGGAAGAGGTTTGTGTAACATTGTGACTGTGACCAGAAATTTTGCTATACATGGGACGGGTGGTCAACTTTGCCCTCTTATTTTTGAAGCGGTGGTTACATTAGATAGTCAGTCAGTCGCTTGTGTTTATTCTTATATGaggtatttgtttttgtattcatgctgtctttgtttgtttaaaagataAACAGATTTACACTTCATTACAGATTGGGCCGTTACACTCAGTAGTACTGTTCTAAACCACTTCCCTTAAAAATCACTTTCGCTGGTTTTGTTCTCGGGTTAAAATTAAAAGTCAGCTGTCTCTCTCCACACCCACCGGGTGTGTATTGTGTCTCTGAGAGTGGCCTGTTCTCATCGGTGGGGAGAAGTGGTCTGACGGGATCCAGCAGGTGTAGCGTACTGTATGTAACCGCACCTCCTCCCCCCCACAACAAAGCCAATGGTGTTAGCATTGTGCTATTGGCTCCCTAGAGATGACGCGATCGTTTTACACTGATtcagagaaacacaacacactgGAAATAACTGGGTCTCTCTTGCTGTAGTGCACATAATATACACAGTTAGAGAGGTAGAAATGTTTGGGGTTTTTACAAATATTCTGATCACAGGACAGGGTTTTGTTTTAAGGGTGAGTCACGGTTTCCAGGAGCCTGATGGAAACAGGTCCAAATGTAAAAGGTTAAGTCTACATGTAGAAATGCCACTTGTAAATACaatcatttgaaatattgaCTTAAGATGTCTGGTCGTTGCAAGAACAGTTGATCAGGAATTTTTAGAGAAGAAATATTACAACTTTttattgaatgtgttttattaatgataataataatccGTTTTCAATCTCAACTTGATAAAACGGCCTAACAATAAGATTTGCTTGAGCGGCCCTTTAaggtgatagttcacccaaaaattctgtcattgtttattcaccctcttgtcctttcaaacatgactttctttcttagatattttaaagaaagttggtaactgagcGCCGGCACcaattcatttctattgtatgtacacaaaatacaataggtgccaTCACTGTTCGTTaacaacattgttcaaaacattGGGTACGacatcttttttatgtttaggtgAACTATATCACTTTAAGAATAAATCTTGCAAACATATTGCAGTATGTTTAaatgatacttcacccaaaaatgaaaattctgtcgtcatttacttaTCTCCGAGTTGTTCCAcatgtgtataaatatctttgttctgattaacgcAGAGACAGATATGGTAGAATGGTTATAACCAGACAAATTTTGCCgcacattgactcccatagtaggaaaattactttatcattttctttgttctgttgaacaaaaaagaagacatttgaagaatttatttaagaatattttgacaacaagcattcttccaaatatctttctttgttcatcagaacaaagaaatgtatacaggttctgaacaactcgaaggagagtaaatgatgacagaattgtcatttttgggtgaagtgtccctttaaaacagaATGTGGATCTGATCCAGTTGACATTATATGTATTCAGCTGAATGCTTTAGTGTGCTGGTGTAGTCCTTTTAATGTAAtgaatgtttatacatttccaGTCAATTATTTCTCAAAACGTGGCTCCTGAATGTGTTTTACCGTATGTTTGTATAAACTGCTGAGGGCACTTGTAGTGGAATGCGTGGATGCTTTTTGCCAGTCAAGCACCTACTCAGAAAGCACATTTGTCTCGGTGTAATGTCACAGTTTGGAATTTCTACATAAGAGCCTTAACTTTCACAAAAGCTTGCGACATTTCTCTCTCTATATGTGTTTCGATTTGAGCGCACATAAAACTCAATGTACTTTCATAAACAACCTTAGTTGGTTTAACTTTAGCAGCGGTTTTCAACCTGTGGGACGGGAGTCACAGGACCCATTTTTGGGTTTCACAGCACAAGTTAGACAGGTTTGTCAGATAGTCCATAGATCCATCTttcttgtgtcatttcaaacctaaatgacattttttttctgcagaacacaaaagaaaataatttgaagtATGTTGATTACCAAACAGCattggctcccattgacttccattgtatggacacaagaccatttctcaaaatatcttcttttgtgctccacagaatAGAAAGGCATATACAGGTATTGAACAACAAAAGTCTAAATAGAAGATAAGAGATTTTTACGTTGGTGAATTGTTCCTTCAAAGACTAGCAATTCCAGTGAATTTGATATCAGACCATAAGTATTTAACTATTCCaattaaacatatatttcattcatattatgaaatataaaaatactaaaatataatgGTGTATTTTATACCTAATATTAATTACGCCAAAATGTAGGAAAGTACTTTACAAACAAGTATTGGATTTGTAAGTATATGAGAACTGTTTCCTGCTGATTACAGTAGGGATAGCTTAGGGAGgtttacattttgtatgtttttaatttttgtacCTTCACATCATAAATCGACTCTATGACGATAGTATATGAATTTTAACTGCTGAATATCTTACTGGAATCTGTCTATAGCTGCACACCCATGACTATCATAGCAATGAGTGAGTGACGCATAAGGATTACACAGTCCGTAAAGTGAATTAcgaaacaatgtgttttttttttatcagtagGTATTTCGGCTGTCAATGCTATGTTCAACACAGTGAGATTCTCTAAATGAAAACCAGCTGATTCTCGTTTATTACGTTTCCTCCTTATCGCACTTCATTTTGCCAGTTTGTCCTTGTTTTTTTAACTGGattgcaaatattttttctcttttctgttcCATTTTGCTCTTTTTCTAAAGATGAGTAGAGTTGATGGAATCATTCAACCTACACCAATAATCTTGTAAATcttttcaggcaggtctgggtgaacattGGCTtgtagatagaatgcatcttttgtttccaaatttatttatttttgcaattttactgtgtctaatacatgtaaACAGACCAatgatacagaaaaacacatgttagtgCCATATACCCTATTAATGTTATGAAatatatgtttgaaaatgtcTTATTTATCTTGTTTATACAGATGCACAACTGTGTCGTAATGCTTCCATTGAAAATGAAACGCTCGGCTGTATCAATTTCAACTGCACTGGTAGGTCCTGTCGTCATCTTGAGCTTTTTATTTTAGTAGATTTAGTCGAAAGATGTAAAATACCTAGATTTAATAGAATAAACAATAGATGCATTTCTACAGATTATGAAACTGAAGGCACCTAAACGACTAGCACATTAACTATTAATGTATTGTCTATTAAACTCTATTTTCTCAGGGACATCAACAGTGAGCCCACCAGTGACCACCCCTGCCAACACCACAAACAGCACCGTTCGGCCTTCTAACAGTAAAAGACTTGCTCTCACCTCATTACCTTTATAAACACCTCAAAACTATACAAAGACACACACCTACCTACCTAACTCCTGCACACTTCAACTTTCTGAAACATTTTGCTTGTTAATACGACAAATGCAATATTATTCACATGTACTTTATGCaatcacaaaatgtttaaatcctGTTTACACCTTTGTTTAGGTCAGTTTACCCAACACGGTTTGTTTTCTGTAGGCAATAGGAAAACGCTTGAGTATATAACACAGAAGAGGCTGTAAAACGTAATGCGTCTGCATTTGACTGTTTATTATTGAGGCCAAAAAATTAATCTCGCACTTTCTTTCTGTTTAGCCACCACAGTGATCACCACTAAATCACCAACAGTGGCACCGACTCAAAATGGCACAGTCTCGAGTAAGTACAGCTCGGATGTCCACACCTCTTTTAGAGTGATTTGTCACTCAGCAGTTTTAACAAAGTAAATCGACTTGTCGGACTAGTTACGAAGTGGGGTGAAAGGTAACAACTAATCAAAATGCGTATGTAGCATTTGCGTAATATACTAGAAATACAGTTGTCAGCATCATAAAAATCAAGAATTTCATCATTTTCGTATTTAGATTTTGAATTCCAGACATTTGATTATGTTCCACAGATACCACGACCGTGGCACCTACTACTTCTCCACACAAGAAGTCCACTTTCGACGCCGCCAGCTTCATCGGAGGAATCGTCTTAGTTCTTGGCCTTCAAGCTGTCATCTTTTTCCTTTACAAGTTCTGCAAGTCCAAAGATCGTAACTACCACACCCTGTAACGCACGCTGCCACCTGGAGGCACCACGCAGCACCTCAAATCCCACACTCCTGCCCTTACGAGAACGAAACAGAGACAGTGCACAGATATTCCTTCAACACCTTTGTGATCTCCTCTGTTTAGCCATCTATTCGAAATATCTCGTGTGATTTTAGCTTTAAATTCAAGCTCTCACAATGGCTCTGTAAATTCATTAACACGTacattaacacacatacacacaacatacAGACTGACGCCCTCGTGTGAAATACGTCCTGCCACTTCAAAGCCACAAATCATCTCTATCAGCTCTTTTTTTAGTCCGTGATCAAAACAGTGCTTTGTCTTGCCAATATTTTTGGCGATTTGGTTTCGAGGCACTGTGAGCCACCGAATTCCATCGTATTGCTGTAACTGTCCATTTCCAGTGTTAAGTTGTAGGATATATCACGAGGGCCTGTTCTCTTCACTAGAACCGtgttttcagttgttttttGAGGTTGCTGTGAATAATGTTTCTTTCTATGGTGTCCAGTGTCCGAATGAAATCACAAGAAACATTTAACATGCGTCAATCCCCTTCTCTGTGCCTATACTCCCatataaaatgtcaaaacaatgCTTGGATCGATTAGGACTAGTTAGGTTTTTCCTTTCCAAAACCCTTCAGACTTTtggtgtttttgtattttttttaatcgtaTCTTCATTCATACCAGCCAAGAGAGCACACACGTGTATTAAGTCACATAACACTGCTTATTTTAGTCTCTAGTGGCCAAAACTGCACGAAGGACAACCGTCAGCTTTTAAAACCCATTACAAACTGGCATTTTTTTGGTCATGGAGAATAATCTTGGCAAAACTGCAGTTCCTTGCTTACCGTGTGGATTTAGAAGATACAGACAATTTTAAGATGTATGTTTAGGAGTTTATGAGGATTTAAGCCAAAATTGAGATCAAGTAATAGCTCTTGGTTTAGCATTAGTTGATTCTTCTGCAAAGAGGGGCACTTTGAGGGCTGGGGATCGTGGATCctctttaaaatgataagaCAGTTGAAGTGCCTTTAGATGCAGGCGGTGGATTACTTTAGTTGAGGTTGAGGAGTGATAGGTTTAGTCCCTCTTCCTCTTCAAGCCTTAaaagtgtgaatgtgtttgtggcGAGCGGTTGTTGAGGTTGTATTTGTGCCAGGCTCTGCTTTAACCTGCTGGACTAGACCGTGTTTGTGTGTCGGATTGCTTGTGTTGATGAAATAGATATAGTGTCTGCCAGCTGGACTGATTGCTATACAGAGTAgataataaaaagataaataatttgtttgctGTTTATGGATTAATGCTTTCCAAAGGCTTTCGTTCTCGAATTGTTTCGCTTGCACACAAATGCTGGTTAGATTCTAGCACTCCCGATGCTCACGTTTTTCAAACTGATCAATATTTATATACTGAACTCCTATATTTGACCAGAAACTGAccatataaatcaatattaatatgTAAGGCACTAAAATGTCTTAAGATTTATGTAGGTTTATGTTGATGAGCCCTTGTGCTGAATGCCATTTAAGAAGTACATTTCTAAAACTGTGACCGAGCAAGGTAAAAACGTCTTCAAGATTTGTTTTGCCTATTCCGTCTGTGAACCAACTGTTGCTACAATCATCCACAAAGTTATGGATGGAATCTTAGAACAGATGTGTCTCGGATCAACAAACAGATTGTGTTATGCTTAGCTTGGATTCCTTGGTTTGGGATGTGATTCTTGTGGTCGGGGGGCTTCTGTTCACATTCAAAAGTGAACTTTGGCCTTGCCTGATACCTGCCTTATGTGAAACAGTGGTTTTGGACTTATTTGGTACTCGGTTCGTAAATTTCGTTTGTCTGGCTACTGAACTGATCCATGATGTGGACGAGGGCTTCaaactttaatttgtttttttcctccattCCTGTGTTATAACGTTTGGATATTAATAATCAGAATAAGCTTGCTGCTAATAACATCCTTGTCGGTTTGAAAAGCGTTCAACGTTCTTTAGGTTGCGAATCTTTTAATGGCGaaaattaatctttttttatacagtGTTGGTTCTTCACATGCCAACTCTGAAATGTTAAGCCATTCCCAGCATTGTGTTTATTTCACGTTTCTTCAAAGATGAATGTCTAAACTCTTTATTGATTCTCTCTCATTGCTTGTGTATTGTCGTATCGCAGTGCATTAATGTTGTGCCGAGTAACTAAAAAGCTGCTATAATGCATCACCAACTTCATCCCCTCATTTTATTATCATAGTCTTAGTATAGTCAGGGAAAAGTTTGCCTTTTTGCTTCAGCAATGCCAAATTACAAACACTGCtgtgtttgaaatgtattttttgttatgacTTAACCAGTGCTGACAaatcgattaatcgtgattaatcgattacaaaatgaatgtttgtgtttacaaaatgtatgtgtgtggcatgtatatttatgtatatataaatgcacagtcctatgtgcatatatgtattAAAAACCAACGAAacaccccacacacacacataaaaaacaaacatttattttggaaccgattaatcacgattaatcgatttgacCGCACTAGAATTAAGACAAAATTACACAGCTCCTCACAGTATTGGCTGTCTATTATTGGATTTTACAAGAGCCCACTTAGTTGCAAATGGATTTGAGTTGTGCATGTCGAGTGCTGTAAAGAGCATTActtgtttcatttaagtttttGAATTACAAAGAGATCGATGAAGTTTGCTTATGTTTTGTTGAGAATGTAAACTGCACAATAAGTGTTTCACACCTAGTCTGTGGCATTTGATCTCTAGCGCCATCATGTTTGCATGCATTTATCGATGGATTTTTACAGACACAGCCATGAAAAATGCCACTTTTGTTGTCCCTCCCAACACACAAAGTGTTGCATTGCTGCACCTTTTTGAAGAAAAAGTGCCTTAATTATTTAAGATTTGTGAATGAGGATGAATGGTGAAGACATACACTCAAAGGGGCTTGATCTTGCTGGAAtgattgttaggtttattgAAGTTGTCAGCGGATAGAGAGGAACATTGAGTATTGCATCTTGCTTGTGCcatcatttttgcttttgtttcgACATTTGAAGAAGGTTGCATTTCTTTCGGTTTCATTTTTGTAACTTTTGGCCTGTTGTGCTTTTTCTTAATAGCTTCACATGTACAGCGCACGCCCCATGTATGCTTGATGTTAATGATAAGACACTGTTCTTGCGTCTGCTGCAAGAGTTTGCCTTAATTGTTTTATGCTCTATGTTGGTTTTACTTCTCTGGTTGTCAGATTCtttaatttgtcttttgtgtttttcttgtttcaGACCTGCATTTGCAGATAGGTTTAAAATGTTGTGATCAATTAAAGTTTGAATATGGTAAAACCAACGTGG is part of the Triplophysa dalaica isolate WHDGS20190420 chromosome 13, ASM1584641v1, whole genome shotgun sequence genome and harbors:
- the cd164 gene encoding sialomucin core protein 24; this translates as MFWRLFFVTFLLGLLGSTSGLDLAEDGCMKLFNCEACSNMTDCQWMNCTDAQLCRNASIENETLGCINFNCTGTSTVSPPVTTPANTTNSTVRPSNTTTVITTKSPTVAPTQNGTVSNTTTVAPTTSPHKKSTFDAASFIGGIVLVLGLQAVIFFLYKFCKSKDRNYHTL